Part of the Mycolicibacterium mageritense genome is shown below.
GGGTTGGCCGGGCTCGCCACGATGACGCCCGCGACGGGCGGGTCGAGCGCGTCGAGCATCGAGACGGTCGGTTGGAAGCGGGTCTCGGGCCCGCACGGGATCTCGACCACCTCGCAGCCCAGCGCCGTGAGGATGTTGCGGTAGCACGGGTAGCCGGGACTCGCGATCGCCACGCGATCGCCGACGTCGAAGCAGGCCAGGAATGTCAGCAGGAACCCGCCGGATGAACCGGTGGTCAGCACGACGTCGTCCACGCCGACGTCGACACCGTACTTGGCGTATGACGCGGCGATCTGAGCACGCAGTTCGGGGATGCCCAGCGCGACGGTGTAGCCGAGTTGATTGGCCTGCACCGCCGCGATCGCGGCGTCGCGCACCGCGGCAGGCGGCCCTGCGCTGGGCTGGCCCGCCGACAGGTTGACCAGGTCGCCGTGCGTGCGTTGCCGTTCGGCAGCTGCCAGCCACACGTCCATGACGTGAAACGGCGGGATCCCTGCCCGGAGCGAGACGTCCATCCCAGTCAGGCTAGAACAGCGCACGCGGCTATCGGTCGGCCGGGCTGAAGGGATCGTCGTCGGACACCAGCCGACCGAGGTCGTCGAGCAAGTCCTCGGCGGTCGCCAGGTCGCCGCGCAGGTCGCGGTCGTCGTCGTTCCAGGGCAGCGCGGTGGCCAGCGCCAGCGCTTCGCCCAGCACGCCGCTGAATCCGTCGTGCAGCCCGCGCTGGCGCAGCAGTCGCACCGCGCCGACGAACTCGCAGCCGAGCAGGACGCGGTATGCCGCGATCGACCGTTCCAGCTGGAGGGTGCCCTGTGAGGCGAAGGTGGCGTCCTCCTCGGCGCCCCGGGACAGCACGAGCGTGCCGATCGATGCGGGTTGTGCTGCGGCACGGATCTCGGCGATGGCGCCTGCGGCGACGTATTCCACCATCATGAGCCCTGACGAGCCGTCCTCGGTGGCCGCGAGGAAAGCGTTGCGGCGGTTGGTCTCCGGATCGTTGAGCATGCGGATGCGGGAATGTGTGATGGGCGCCGTGAGCGCCAGCGCGAGGGTGGCTCCGTCGAGTTCGAGCGACAGTGAGGCCTGGTAGAAGGCGCCGTGATGGATCACCGCGTCGCCGTCGACATCGAACAGCGGGTTCTCCTGCGCGGCGTTCAGAGTCCGTTGCAGCTGCCGCGCAAGTGAATCCAACGATGCGACGACGCTTGCGTGCGCGACGGGATACACCCGCAGCCCGTACGGATCCTGGATGCGCGCCGGTACGTGATCGCCGCGTTCGTCGTCCCCATACAGCTGGCGCAGCCGGCCCGCCACGGTCAGCACCTGCGGGGCCGCCGCCGCGCGCGCCGCGGCCGGCGAGAACGTGGACGGGTTCCCGTCCAGGGCAAGGAAACTGAGTATGTAGATGACGCTGGACGCGCGCTCGAGCCGGTTCAGTTCGTCGAGTGCGAGGCAGCACCGCCCGACGGTGAGCGCACTGCTGCTCATGAACGGCAGGGCGCTGTCGGCGCCCCACGGTTGCATGGGCTCCAGCGGTGCGCTCGCGGGCCGCTCGCCGATCAGCGTCAGCGCGGTGCCCGCGAGCGCGGCGAGGTCGCCCGTGCCGATCGATGCGTACTGCAGCAGCTCGGGCAGTGCGTCGTCGTTGAGCATGCGTTCGAGACCGGACAGCACCTTCGGGTCGAGACCTGCCCCTGGCACGCACAATTGGATCAACCGGACCGCGAGCATGGCGCGGACAGTCCTGGCGGCCAGCGGATCGCCCGCGTCGACAGCGTGGCTGCGCAGCAGTCGCATGCCGTAGTCCTTATCGTCGGCAAGTACCTGGGTCGTGCGATTCGCCCCGACACCGGTGGTGCGTCCGTAGGTGGGAAAACGCGTGCTCAACTCGGCCGCCCGGTCATAGGCGCGCCCGACCGCGGCCAGGACATCCGGTGAGATCGAGACCTCGTCACCCCGGTCGGCCAACGTCACGACATCGGCAATCGTGCCCGAGCCGTTCAGCACAATCATGTAATTCTCCTCATTCTCTACCGCTGACGCGTGACACGACCTATCATCGCTCCAACCTGATAATTCCGCTAGATGGCAATTGAATTCCATCTACTAGAAATGTACGGGGTTGAGAGGAGGGTCGAGATTGGCCGAGGCGTCCACCCGGACCGTGGAGCGCGCGCTCGCGTTGCTGGCCACGATCTGCGAGCGCGGCAGCGCGAATCTTGCTGACAGCGCGAGGGATTGCGATCTCGCGCCGAGCACCGCGCTGCGGCTTCTGCGCACGCTGGAGACCACGGGCTTCGTCGCCAAGGACGAGTCCGGCATCTACCGGCCGGGCGGGCGGATGATCCAACTGGGAGCCGCGGCTCTCAGCAGCGAGTCGTTGACCGACCTGGCCAAGCCCGTGATGGAAAAGCTTGTCGGGCAGACGGGTGAGTCGGTCTATCTGTCGGTCGAGTGGCACAGCGACGTCGCCATATATATCGGCATTGTGCAGGGCACCCACTCGGTGCGACACACCAGTTGGGTTGGCCGGACCATTCCACTGGACGTGTCGGCGGCGGGGCATGCGCTTCGCGGCGACGTCAACAGCGACGGGTATGTCGTCATCGAGCGCGGTGTCGAACCCGACGTGACCGCCGTCGCGTGCCCGGTGTACTCCGAAGCGCGCATCGTCGCGGCGCTCAGCTTCGTGGTGCCGAGTTACCGATTCACCGAATCCGATGCGGCCCGGTGTGGCCACCTGCTGGTCTCGGCTGCCGCGGAGCTGTCCGCGCAGCTGAGCCGTTCCCCCAAGTCAGGCTCCGCAGAAAGACATTCATGATCACATTCGACAACGTTTCCAAGGTGTATCCCGACGGCACGGTCGCCGTCGACAAACTCACCTTGACTGTGCCGAGCGGCAAGATCACCGCTCTGGTGGGCCCGTCCGGGTGCGGCAAGACCACTTCGATGCGCATGATCAACCGGCTCATCGAACCCAGCTCGGGCACCATCGAACTCGACGGCGTCGACACCCAGACCCTGGACCGGGTCGCATTGCGCAGGCGGATCGGCTACGTCATCCAGAACGCGGGCCTGTTCCCGCACCGGACCGTCGTCGACAACGTCGCCGCGTTGCCCCGCCTGCTCGGCGGCGGCAAGAAGGAGACCCGCGCCAAGGCCATGGAACTCCTCGAGCGGGTCGGCCTGGACGCCAAGTTCGCCCGCCGGTATCCCTGGCAGCTCTCCGGTGGGCAGCAGCAGCGGGTGGGCGTGGCCCGTGCGCTGGCCACCGATCCGCCGTTCCTGTTGATGGACGAGCCGTTCAGCGCCGTCGACCCGATCGTGCGCAGCCAGCTGCAGGACGAATTCCTGCGCCTGCAGGCCGACATCTCGAAGACCATCGTGATGGTCACACACGACATCGACGAGGCGCTCAAACTGGGCGACCAGGTGGTCGTGCTACGCGAGGGCGGCACGCTGGCCCAGGCCGCGAGCCCAGCCGAACTGCTGGCCGCCCCGAACGACTCCTTCGTCGCAGACTTCGTCGGGTCCGCACGTGGCTACCAGGCGCTCGGGTTCCACCCCATCGACGGCCAGATCGCGCTGACCGAAGAACCGACAGTGACTGTGGGGCAGTCGGTTACGTCGATCCCGACGCTCGACGAGCGATGGGTGCTGACCGTGGGGAGCAACCGGGAGCCGCTCGGCTGGCTCGACACCGCGAACCTGTCCGGTGACACCGTCGCGGAGCGCGACATCAACCTGTGCGGCACCACCGCGCGGCGCGGCGATCCACTGCGCGAGCTGCTCAACTCGGCGCTGTCGAGCCCGAGCGGACGCGCCGTCGTCACCGACGATGCGGGCGTGCTGGTGGGCACCGTGACCGACCAGAACCTCATCGCGGCGATCCGGCGCGCGAAGGAGGCGCGACCGTGAACTGGATCTCGTCGAACCTGGACCGCATCGTGGCCCTCACGATCAGCCACACCTGGCTGACGGTGCTGCCCACGCTGTTCGGCCTGCTGCTCGCACTTCCGTTGGGCTGGTGGGCGCACCGCTCGAAGCGGGGATATGCCGCCATCGTCGGCACCGCGGGGCTGCTCTACACCGTGCCGTCACTGGCGCTGTTCATCCTGCTGCCGGTGCTGCTCGGCACCAAGATCCTCGACCCGATCAACATCGTTGTGGCGCTTACCCTTTACACCCTGGCGCTGCTGGTGCGGGTGGTCGCCGACGGGCTGAGCTCAGTGCCGCACGACACGGTGGCGGCGGCCGAGGCCATGGGCTACCGGGGCTGGCAGCGGCTGCTGCTGGTGGAACTGCCCGTCGCGGTCCCGGTGATCGCGGCCGGCCTGCGGGTCGCGGTGGTGTCCAACGTCAGCATCGTGACCATGGCCGCCCTGCTCGGTATCCCGCAACTCGGGTCTCTGTTCACCCAGGGCTTCCAGCTCCGATTGTTCGTTCCGTTGGTCACCGGCGTGGTGTTGTGCGTCGTGCTGGCCGTGATCCTGGACGGTTTGATCATCGTGGGAAACAAGATCCTCACGCCGTGGCGGCAGCGGACGGTGACCTCATGAACATCATCGGCTGGTTCACCGACCCCACGCACTGGACCGGCACGGGTGGCATCCCGATGCAGGTCGGCTACCACCTTTTGTACTCCGCGATCGCGCTGCTCGCTGCACTGGCCATCGGTGTCCCGCTCGGAATCCTGATCGGCTACACCGGGCGCGGCGAGACCCTGGTCGCCGGATTCGCCAACGCGCTGCGAGCTTTGCCGAGTCTGGGCCTGCTGGTGCTGCTGTTCCTGGTCTTCGCGCCGGTGGTGGCGGGCAAGCTCGTGTATGTGCTGCCGACCATCGTGGTGCTGGTGCTGTTGGCGGTGCCGCCGATCCTCACCGGCACCTACGCCGGGATCCAGAACGCGGATCCGGACGCGGTGGGCGCGGCCCGCGGCATGGGGTTCACCAAACGCCAGATCCTGCTGCGCGTTCAACTGCCGTGCGCGCTGCCGCTGCTGATCTCCGGTATCCGCAGTTCGACACTGCAGATCGTCTCGACCGCGACCATCGCCGCCTATCTGGGTCTGCAGGGTCTTGGCCGGTTCATCCTCGACGGCCGCGCACAGGCGAATTTCAGTGAAATGGCAGGCGGCGCAATCCTCGTCGCCCTGGTGGCCATCGTCCTCGAACTCGGCTTCGCCTGGCTGGGCCGCGTGATCGTGTCGCCCGGCCTGCGCCGCGTGGCCGCCAAATCCACCCCGCTCGACACCGCCGTCCCCATGGAGCCCGTGAAATGATCAGACGCAAATTCCTGTCCGCCCTCGTCACCACGATGGCTGCGGCACTGACCGTGTCGGCTTGCGGCCTGAACAGTGACCCACTGTCCAGCGACGGTGCCGCCGGCTCGGAAGGGTCCGGGGTCATAATCGGGTCCGCTGATTTCACCGAGAGCCAGCTGATCGCCAGCATTTATTCACAGGCCTTGCAGGCCAAGGGAATCAGCGTCACCGAGCAGTTCAACATCGGCAGCCGCGAGGTGTACCTGGCGGCGCTCAAGGACGGTTCGATCGACCTGGTTCCGGAATACTCCGGCGCGCTGTTGAGCCACCTGAACCCGGAGTCGACGGCGTCGAGCACCGAAGCCGTGATCACCGGACTGGTCAGCAACATGCCGTCCGGCATCACCATGCTGGCCCCGTCGCCTGCCCAGGACAAGGATGTCGTCGCGGTCACCCAGGCCACCGCGGACAAGTACAAGCTGCGCAAGATCTCCGACCTCGCACCGGTCGCCGGTGAAATGGTGCTCGGCGGGCCGCCCGAATGGAAATCGCGTGTGCAGGGTGTGGTCGGCCTGCGGGACGTGTACGGGCTCAACTTCAAGGAGTTCGTGAGCCTCGACGC
Proteins encoded:
- a CDS encoding aromatic amino acid lyase, which produces MIVLNGSGTIADVVTLADRGDEVSISPDVLAAVGRAYDRAAELSTRFPTYGRTTGVGANRTTQVLADDKDYGMRLLRSHAVDAGDPLAARTVRAMLAVRLIQLCVPGAGLDPKVLSGLERMLNDDALPELLQYASIGTGDLAALAGTALTLIGERPASAPLEPMQPWGADSALPFMSSSALTVGRCCLALDELNRLERASSVIYILSFLALDGNPSTFSPAAARAAAAPQVLTVAGRLRQLYGDDERGDHVPARIQDPYGLRVYPVAHASVVASLDSLARQLQRTLNAAQENPLFDVDGDAVIHHGAFYQASLSLELDGATLALALTAPITHSRIRMLNDPETNRRNAFLAATEDGSSGLMMVEYVAAGAIAEIRAAAQPASIGTLVLSRGAEEDATFASQGTLQLERSIAAYRVLLGCEFVGAVRLLRQRGLHDGFSGVLGEALALATALPWNDDDRDLRGDLATAEDLLDDLGRLVSDDDPFSPADR
- a CDS encoding IclR family transcriptional regulator — its product is MAEASTRTVERALALLATICERGSANLADSARDCDLAPSTALRLLRTLETTGFVAKDESGIYRPGGRMIQLGAAALSSESLTDLAKPVMEKLVGQTGESVYLSVEWHSDVAIYIGIVQGTHSVRHTSWVGRTIPLDVSAAGHALRGDVNSDGYVVIERGVEPDVTAVACPVYSEARIVAALSFVVPSYRFTESDAARCGHLLVSAAAELSAQLSRSPKSGSAERHS
- a CDS encoding ATP-binding cassette domain-containing protein, with amino-acid sequence MITFDNVSKVYPDGTVAVDKLTLTVPSGKITALVGPSGCGKTTSMRMINRLIEPSSGTIELDGVDTQTLDRVALRRRIGYVIQNAGLFPHRTVVDNVAALPRLLGGGKKETRAKAMELLERVGLDAKFARRYPWQLSGGQQQRVGVARALATDPPFLLMDEPFSAVDPIVRSQLQDEFLRLQADISKTIVMVTHDIDEALKLGDQVVVLREGGTLAQAASPAELLAAPNDSFVADFVGSARGYQALGFHPIDGQIALTEEPTVTVGQSVTSIPTLDERWVLTVGSNREPLGWLDTANLSGDTVAERDINLCGTTARRGDPLRELLNSALSSPSGRAVVTDDAGVLVGTVTDQNLIAAIRRAKEARP
- a CDS encoding ABC transporter permease — its product is MNWISSNLDRIVALTISHTWLTVLPTLFGLLLALPLGWWAHRSKRGYAAIVGTAGLLYTVPSLALFILLPVLLGTKILDPINIVVALTLYTLALLVRVVADGLSSVPHDTVAAAEAMGYRGWQRLLLVELPVAVPVIAAGLRVAVVSNVSIVTMAALLGIPQLGSLFTQGFQLRLFVPLVTGVVLCVVLAVILDGLIIVGNKILTPWRQRTVTS
- a CDS encoding ABC transporter permease, producing the protein MAAADGDLMNIIGWFTDPTHWTGTGGIPMQVGYHLLYSAIALLAALAIGVPLGILIGYTGRGETLVAGFANALRALPSLGLLVLLFLVFAPVVAGKLVYVLPTIVVLVLLAVPPILTGTYAGIQNADPDAVGAARGMGFTKRQILLRVQLPCALPLLISGIRSSTLQIVSTATIAAYLGLQGLGRFILDGRAQANFSEMAGGAILVALVAIVLELGFAWLGRVIVSPGLRRVAAKSTPLDTAVPMEPVK
- a CDS encoding ABC transporter substrate-binding protein, with translation MIRRKFLSALVTTMAAALTVSACGLNSDPLSSDGAAGSEGSGVIIGSADFTESQLIASIYSQALQAKGISVTEQFNIGSREVYLAALKDGSIDLVPEYSGALLSHLNPESTASSTEAVITGLVSNMPSGITMLAPSPAQDKDVVAVTQATADKYKLRKISDLAPVAGEMVLGGPPEWKSRVQGVVGLRDVYGLNFKEFVSLDAGGTLTMTALTNGQIQAGDLFSTDPGLKANHLVALEDDKDLFAAENVIPLIKSAKQTETITKALNAVSAKLTTDDLIDMNAEAAKGTNLSDIAKKWLADAGLSGN